A window of the Gossypium hirsutum isolate 1008001.06 chromosome A05, Gossypium_hirsutum_v2.1, whole genome shotgun sequence genome harbors these coding sequences:
- the LOC107957753 gene encoding probable mitochondrial adenine nucleotide transporter BTL3: MPKFHLQFKNSLPDYQPYLPFPSNSNLLVPGGLFIDPCFLSSLLDLVSPFKGSPPSKNTACVSRRQKRESVAVKDLFFLSVSLSSDGLVSEHKECQLQNELNKKNKGAVAQVQQKVRVTRRGAVNTTKHLWAGAIAAMVSRTFVAPLERLKLEYIVRGEQRNIFELVKKIALTQGLLGFWKGNLINVLRTAPFKAVNFYAYDTYRKQLLRLSGNEETTNSERFIAGAAAGITATVLCLPLDTIRTKLVAPGGEGLGGVIGAFRHMIQTEGFFSLYRGLVPSIVSMAPSAAVFYSVYDMLKSAYLHSPEGRKRIQNMRQMGQDLNALDQLELGPVRTLLYGAIAGACAEVATYPFEVVRRQLQLQVQASKMGALATGLKIVEQGGIPALYAGLIPSLLQVLPSASISYFVYEFMKIVLKVN, encoded by the exons ATGCCCAAATTCCATCTCCAATTCAAAAACTCCCTCCCCGACTACCAACCTTACCTCCCTTTTCCCTCTAACTCTAATTTACTCGTCCCCGGTGGTTTATTCATCGATCCTTGTTTCCTCTCTTCCCTTCTTGACTTGGTTTCCCCTTTTAAAGGTTCTCCCCCTTCCAAAAACACGGCTTGCGTTTCTCGGAGGCAAAAGCGTGAGTCGGTCGCCGTTAAGGACTTGTTTTTTCTGTCCGTTAGCTTGAGCAGCGATGGGCTTGTTTCAGAACACAAGGAATGTCAGCTACAAAATGAATTAAACAAGAAAAACAAGGGGGCTGTAGCTCAAGTCCAACAGAAAGTTAGGGTAACGCGACGTGGCGCAGTCAATACTACAAAGCATTTGTGGGCTGGGGCTATCGCCGCCATGGTTTCCAG AACATTTGTTGCTCCGTTAGAGAGATTAAAGCTGGAATATATAGTTCGTGGTGAACAAAGGAATATATTTGAGCTTGTTAAGAAGATTGCTTTGACGCAAGGATTACTTGGATTTTGGAAAGGGAACTTAATTAATGTTCTTCGCACGGCTCCATTCAAAGCTGTGAATTTTTATGCTTACGATACGTATAGGAAACAGTTGCTTAGACTGTCTGGAAATGAGGAGACAACAAATTCTGAGAGGTTCATTGCTGGTGCTGCTGCCGGCATTACCGCTACCGTTCTCTGCTTACCACTTGATACT ATCCGAACTAAGCTGGTGGCTCCTGGTGGAGAAGGCTTAGGTGGTGTAATTGGTGCTTTTCGCCACATGATCCAAACTGAAGGATTCTTTTCTCTCTACAGAGGTCTAGTGCCCTCTATTGTAAGCATGGCACCTTCAGCTGCAGTATTCTACAGTGTGTATGATATGCTGAAATCAGCTTATTTGCACTCCCCGGAAGGTAGGAAAAGAATTCAGAACATGAGACAGATGGGGCAGGATCTGAATGCTTTGGATCAGCTAGAGTTGGGACCAGTGAGGACATTACTATATGGGGCTATTGCTGGTGCTTGTGCCGAAGTTGCTACTTACCCATTTGAGGTTGTGAGAAGACAGTTGCAATTGCAAGTCCAGGCAAGCAAAATGGGCGCACTGGCAACTGGTCTGAAGATTGTTGAGCAAGGAGGAATTCCTGCTCTCTATGCTGGGCTAATTCCCAGCTTGCTACAA GTCCTTCCTTCTGCTTCAATCAGTTATTTTGTTTACGAGTTTATGAAGATTGTTCTCAAAGTGAATTGA
- the LOC107957749 gene encoding synaptonemal complex protein 1: MQKLGFPSIKNLDHFKSLSRSGFGTAKTFSFSSRPSSDSVSLGSFANLKLTAEKLVKEQASVKTDLELANCKLKKSMEHIRVLEEKLQNAFNENAKLKVKQKEDEKLWKGLESKFSSTKTLCDQLTETLHHLASQIQNAEKDTEFFEVKVSESSKAIDSLNEHMEGLSLKLSSAEETIRNRGKEIEELKFEKEENDRLYKDERCKIANLIEEKDALIKKFEATIAANKLAAESLNSKMGEVQLELRSKDDEIKCLLTTQENLEKENSNLLLGNNECAKKLSISLQEIKHLEGFVAVLASQLVELDKQNLTFTDKFDELNSLYNTCFKLVQQEKDLAAEHAQKKYEQLHDKFLCITSERDALELVNQKLNSKIIELQKAQESVMAQLSEECHLAERRIQKLESEAENLVSKKIETENLVSKLEKKIDTLSESSRSSENKMQDLLLKISALEMENKDNTEKMQAEILGKKEEIDILEKEREKHEAQVNSLEKHVGQLQVMVEEKEQLILQYKEREKKLEVQISENQAILATAESKLVEARKQYDVMLESKQIELSRHLKEISQRNDQAINDIRRKYDMEKQEIVKLEKEKVDKVVGEMEQKCDQKVAECREELRQQLLRIQEENATLVTCLQQENDRKEQILKADHHEELKRAQLQAEDELRKKTTALRNEHEVQMKALRCQFEDECKKLQEELNLQKSKEDRQRALLQLQWKVMSDKPKEEQEVNSRRDYSISSVKKKDSGFEKRTQHALVRPEEEEKESPFPGVTQTPVSKLLKKVENTNTGSVRSIPKHHKKVTHHEYEVETSNGRTITKRRKTRSTVLFEDPRKHKKVRTPKANTPASFVKGTKGCQPNASNIGDLFSEGSLNPYADDPYAFD, encoded by the exons ATGCAGAAACTCGGGTTTCCAAGCATAAAAAATTTGGATCATTTCAAATCCTTATCACGATCCGGCTTTGGAACCGCGAAAACCTTCTCATTCTCTTCTCGCCCATCTTCCGATTCAGTTTCTCTGGGAAGTTTCGCCAATTTGAAACTGACTGCAG AGAAACTTGTTAAAGAGCAAGCTTCTGTGAAGACCGATCTCGAACTGGCG AATTGTAAGCTGAAGAAATCGATGGAGCATATCCGTGTGTTAGAGGAAAAGTTGCAAAATGCTTTCAACGAGAATGCTAAACTCAAAGTAAAGCAAAAAGAAGATGAGAAGCTCTGGAAAGGTCTGGAGTCCAAATTCTCTTCAACTAAGACTCTATGTGATCAACTCACCGAAACCTTACATCATTTAGCCAGTCAGATTCAGAATG CTGAGAAAGATACGGAGTTTTTTGAAGTCAAAGTGTCTGAAAGTTCAAAAGCGATAGATTCACTAAATGAGCATATGGAGGGCCTTTCATTGAAGCTAAGTTCTGCTGAGGAAACTATCAGGAACC GTGGAAAGGAAATAGAAGAGCTCAAATTTGAGAAAGAGGAAAATGATAGGCTTTACAAGGATGAACGGTGCAAAATAGCGAACCTCATTGAGGAAAAAG ATGCTcttataaagaaatttgaagCAACCATAGCAGCAAATAAGCTGGCTGCAGAGAGTTTGAACTCTAAAATGGGAGAAGTTCAGCTTGAGTTAAGATCAAAAGACGATGAGATAAAATGTTTGCTAACCACTCAGGAGAATTTGGAGAAAGAAAACAGTAATCTTCTGCTGGGCAATAATGAATGTGCTAAAAAGCTATCAATATCGCTCCAGGAGATAAAACATCTTGAAGGTTTTGTCGCTGTGTTGGCTTCACAATTGGTCGAGCTGGATAAACAAAATCTGACTTTTACAGACAAGTTTGATGAACTAAATTCTCTCTACAACACTTGCTTTAAGTTAGTTCAACAGGAGAAAGACCTTGCTGCTGAGCATGCTCAAAAGAAGTATGAGCAACTCCATGATAAATTCTTGTGCATAACATCAGAAAGGGATGCACTAGAATTGGTTAACCAGAAGTTAAACAGTAAGATCATTGAACTTCAGAAAGCCCAAGAGTCTGTTATGGCACAGCTTTCAGAAGAATGCCATTTAGCTGAGAGGAGAATCCAGAAGTTGGAGTCCGAAGCAGAAAATCTGGTCTCAAAGAAGATTGAAACAGAAAATTTGGTTTCAAAACTGGAGAAGAAGATTGATACACTGTCTGAAAGTTCAAGATCATCTGAGAATAAAATG CAAGATCTACTGCTGAAAATTTCAGCTCTGGAAATGGAGAATAAAGATAATACAGAGAAAATGCAAGCAGAGATATTGggtaaaaaagaagaaattgataTTTTGGAAAAGGAGAGGGAGAAACATGAGGCACAGGTAAATTCTTTGGAGAAACATGTTGGTCAACTGCAGGTCATGGTAGAGGAAAAAGAACAGCTTATCCTGCAAtataaagaaagagaaaaaaagctGGAAGTTCAAATTTCAGAG AATCAGGCAATTCTGGCAACTGCTGAAAGTAAACTCGTGGAAGCCAGGAAGCAATATGATGTGATGCTAGAGAGTAAGCAGATAGAGTTATCTAGACATTTGAAAGAGATATCTCAGAGAAATGATCAG GCTATTAATGACATACGGAGGAAGTACGACATGGAGAAACAGGAGATTGTTAAACTGGAAAAAGAGAAG GTTGATAAAGTTGTTGGAGAAATGGAACAGAAATGTGACCAGAAGGTTGCAGAGTGCAGAGAAGAATTAAGGCAGCAGCTGTTGCGCATTCAAGAGGAAAATGCTACTTTA GTCACTTGTCTTCAGCAGGAGAATGATAGAAAGGAACAAATTCTCAAAGCTGACCACCATGAGGAGCTAAAACGTGCCCAACTTCAGGCAGAAGATGAACTGAGAAAG AAAACAACAGCTCTTAGGAATGAACATGAAGTTCAGATGAAAGCATTGAGGTGTCAATTTGAAGATGAGTGCAAAAAGCTTCAGGAGGAGTTAAATCTCCAGAAGTCCAAA GAAGACAGGCAGAGAGCTCTATTACAACTGCAGTGGAAAGTGATGAGTGACAAACCAAAAGAAGAACAAGAAGTGAACTCGAGAAGG GATTATTCCATTTCTTCAGTCAAGAAGAAGGATTCTGGTTTTGAGAAAAGAACTCAACATGCTCTGGTAAGGCCAGAGGAAGAAGAGAAG GAATCGCCATTCCCAGGTGTAACACAAACACCAGTGTCAAAATTGTTGAAGAAAGTAGAAAATACCAACACCGGAAGTGTAAGGAGCATTCCTAAGCATCATAAGAAG GTAACTCACCATGAATATGAAGTTGAAACTTCCAATGGGAGAACAATTACAAAACGAAGAAAAACAAGAAGTACAGTCTTGTTTGAG GATCCAAGGAAACATAAGAAGGTCCGGACACCAAAAGCTAATACCCCTGCAAGTTTTGTCAAG GGAACCAAGGGATGTCAACCAAATGCTTCAAATATCGGTGATTTGTTTTCAGAAGGTTCTCTAAATCCTTATGCAGATGACCCGTATGCATTTGATTAA
- the LOC121229490 gene encoding uncharacterized protein: MERTEVEARDKDRKLQIAVRRAKAALLLSSLKSSVNRVFEAANNDECETQVKEKMRREIESQRVELVKERLKMKKIKFCGMVDLILQVILVMLISSFFMKLALDFFIFDDESFFCYSAT; encoded by the exons ATGGAAAGAACTGAAGTGGAAGCAAGAGACAAGGATCGAAAATTGCAGATCGCAGTTCGCCGCGCAAAAGCTGCGCTTCTGCTTTCTTcactgaaatcatcagtgaatCGCGTCTTCGAAGCAGCAAACAACGACGAATGTGAG ACGCAGGTAAAGGAAAAGATGAGGAGAGAGATTGAAAGCCAGAGGGTGGAGTTGGTAAAGGAGCGATTGAAGATGAAGAAAATCAAATTCTGTGGAATGGTGGATCTGATTCTTCAAGTCATCTTGGTTATGTTGATTTCCAGTTTCTTTATGAAGCTAGCACTTGATTTCTTTATCTTTGATGATGAATCTTTCTTCTGTTACTCAGCAACCTAG